Part of the Clostridium sporogenes genome, TATAGTGAAGAAGAAGCTAAAAAATTAGAAGCTGAAAAAGGCTATGTAATGAAAGAAGATGCAGGAAGAGGATATAGAAGAGTTGTTGCTTCACCAAAACCTGTAGATGTTATAGAAAAAGCTATGATAAAACAATTAGTTGAAGCAGGAAATGTAGTAATTTCTTGTGGTGGCGGCGGAATTCCAGTTGTTAATGACAATGGTGTTATAAAAGGTGTTCCAGCAGTTATAGATAAAGATTTTGCGGCTGAAAAATTAGCAGAAATAATAGATGCTGATATGTTACTAGTTCTTACAGCTGTAGATCAAGTTGCTATAAACTTTAACAAACCAAATCAAGAATCTTTAGCTAAAATGACTTTAGAAGAAGTTGATAAATATATTGCTGAAGGACAATTTGCACCAGGAAGTATGCTTCCAAAGGTTGAAGCTTGCAAAAAATTTGTTCAATTTAGTGAAAATAAAACTGCATTAATAGCATCCCTTGCAAAAGCAAAAGAAGCTATTAATGGAACTTCAGGTACAAGAATAGTAAAATAATAATTAATTAAAAAGCTAAAATGATTGCATAATACATATGTAATCTAAAATATAAAAGTTTATAATATAAATATTATACTATTAGGAGGAATAACATATGTTTAACTTAAAAAACAGAAACTTTTTAACACTAATGGATTTCACACCAAAGGAAATAAACTATTTCTTAGATTTAGCTAGAGATTTAAAAAGAGCTAAATATACAGGAACTGAAGTACAAAGATTGAAAGGCAAAAACATTGCTTTAATATTTGAAAAAGCTTCAACTAGAACAAGATGCGCATTTGAAGTTGGAGCAAAAGACCAAGGAGCTCATGTAACTTACTTAGGACCAACAGGAAGCCATATTGGTAAAAAAGAATCAGCTGCAGATACTGCAAGAGTTCTAGGAAGAATGTACGATGGTATAGAATACAGAGGATTTGGTCAAGAAATCGTTGAAACTTTAGCTGAATATGCTGGAGTACCAGTTTGGAACGGATTAACAGATGAAGATCACCCAACTCAAATATTAGCTGACTTCTTAACAATAAGAGAACATTTCAATAAACCATTAAGCGAAATCAAATTTGCTTATGTTGGAGATGGTGCTAATAACATGGCAAATGCTCTTATGATAGGTGCTGTTAAAATGGGAATGGACTTTAGAATAGTTTCTCCAAAAGAAATACCAACTGATGCTGCATTAGTTGCTAAATGCAAAGAAATAGCAGCTGAAACTGGCGCTAAAGTTACAATAACTGATAACATCGAAGAAGGTGTTAAAGGTTGTGACGTTTTATATACAGACGTTTGGGTATCAATGGGAGAACCAGATTCAGTATGGGAAAGCAAAATAAAATTATTAACTCCATACAGAGTTGACATGAACATGATAAAAATGACTGGAAATCCTGATGCTAAATTCATGCACTGCTTACCAGCATTCCATGATGAAGAAACAGCAGTAGGTAAAGAAATAAAAGAAAAATATGGTTTATCAGAAATGGAAGTTTCTCACGAATTATTCGAAAGCAAATACTCAATTGTATTTGATGAAGCTGAAAACAGAATGCACACTATAAAAGCTGTTATGGTTGCAACATTAGGAGATCAATAATCTTTAAATATATAAGGTGAAAGGAAGAATGGAAACATTCTTCCTTTTATTTTTGATATATAAAAAAATAATAAAACAACTTTAAAACACTTGAAATTTAAGTAGAATTTCAAGTGTTTTTTTGTATGAAAATTAAAAAAGCTTTAATAAAAGTAGATAGATATAAATTAAAATGATATATACTATATATTTTTGAGGGAGTGTGGATGTTTGCCAATAAATATATTCAATCAGTATGTGCAGATAAATATTAATTGAATATAAAAATAATTATATCTATTTACTTATATAAAATTTTGGTAAATAGGTAATATTTTAGGAATCGATATTGACAATTATTATCAATTGTGGTATATTTATGATTATAAGATAAAGTAGTATAGTTTAAAAGATAAATTGTTTATTTGAATACTAGCAAAGAAGAAAATAAAGAATTAATACTTTTAAAAAATATGAGGTAATAATGTTAGAACAAGTAAAAAATAATTTTGTTTTTGATGCAAATAAAATTAAATATATAAAGATAGATAATTTTAAATCAATAGATTACAAAATATATATGAATTTTATTAAGAATGGGTTTTCATTAGTGCTAATAATAAATGTGGATAATTTTAATGATTATGATAAAGTTTCTTATTTTTTAACAGAAAAGGAGAAAGCTAAAAGGAATAAATATTTAAGAATTAAAGATAAAAAGTGTTTTTCAATAGCTCATGGGCTGATTAACTATTTATATTCTAATTGGAATAATTGTGGAATAGAATATCTGTCTATAGGACAAGGACTTTACGGCAAACCGTTTATAAATAATGTTGATAAAATAAACTTTAATATTACCCATTCGATGAATGTTATAGGTATTTGCATTACAAAACATTTGGTGGGGATAGATATAGAGTATATGGATAAGGAAGTTGATTATAAGAATATAATTAAGAGTTTATTTAATGAAAATGATAGAGGAATAGTGGCTAAGGAGGATGATATTTTTTTTAAATACTGGGTAGCAAAAGAAGCGTATATTAAGCTGGGTGGTAATAGTCTTAATAAGTTGTTGAAATTCTTATATGTTAAAAGAATTTCAAATAATGTTATTGAAATTTTTGATACTTATAATAATGTGTATAAAGGAATCTATATTTTTGAGCCTGAGATTAATTATAAAGGAGGATTGGCTTTACAATGTATTAAAACTAATTAAAGGATGGAGAGGGTTTAAATGTTTAAGTATTCCATAAAAAATTTAAGAGAAGAAGATAAGAATTTTTTTAAAGATATGATACCGTATTTATCACAGTACATTATAAAATATGAGATGAAAGAAGGGGATATAGTTATTTATTGTGATGTAGATAATGAAAATCAGATACGCAATTGTCTGGATCATCTAATAAATATGATTAATAAAAATATCTTGTCGGAAAAAACTGAAGAAATTAAAACTATAGAAGACTATACTAGCTATACAACTATTAACCATTCTAATATTTACAATAAGCTTGTAAGTAGAGGTGATGTGAGAGAATTAGCAAAAGGATCTTTTGCTTATAGTGGATTGTTTTTAGATATATATGAATATTTTGAAAGAAAAATTGATGAGTTTGCTTGTTCTAAATTCAAAAATATAAGAAAAATGGTGTATCCAGATTTGCATTCCATTGAAGATTATATAAAAGGTCGTTATTTTGAAAATTTTCCTCATTATATGATGTTTCAGACGACATTAAAGAATGATATGAGTGTTTATGAAAAGTTTTCTAAATGTAAATTTGATTATAAAAGTATTTTAGATGAAATAAAGGTTCCTGAAAATGTTCTTCGGCATGCGGCTTGTGTACCTGTATATTCCTTATTGGAAAATAAGATGTTAGATGCAGAAGAAGTGCAAAGTTTTATTGTATCAGGAAAATGTTTTAGAAACGAAGAAGATAATATATTTGAATTAAGTAGATTAAATGAATTTTATATGAAAGAATTTGTTTTTGTAGGTGATGAAAATGCAGTTAATAAAATGATAGAAATTTCTAGAGAATTGATTAAATTTTGGGTTGATATATTTAAATTTAATAGTAAATATGAAACTGCAAATGACTCATTTTTCGCTAGTAATTATAAAAAAATGAAATTCTTTCAAACTATAGGTAAATCAAAACAAGAATTTAAAGTCTTTATTCCTGGGAATAAAAATTATATTGCAGCAAGCTCAATTAATTATCATAGGACTCATTTTTCTAAGGCATATAATATTATAGGTGAAAAAGGTAATTATTGTTATAGTGCATGTTTTGCCTTTGGAATTGAGAGATTAGCTTATGCATTACTATCACAAAAAGGATTGAATATTGATAAATGGGATTTTGAAACTATTAAAGAGATAGAAAAATACAGTAAAATTAAGGAGTAATGAAAAATGAATTACAATATAGAGGTTAGACGTTGTAAAAGTTGTATTTTACCTGAAGTCCCAGGACATGTAGAGTTAGATAGTAATGGTATATGCAATATTTGCAATGGAAATAAACGTACAATAAACAAAGAAAATAATTCTAAAAAAGAGTGCAATCTAGATTATTTTAAACAAAAAATTTTATTTTATGATAAAAAAAATAGTAAGTATAATTGTGTAGTAAGTGTTTCGGGAGGAAAAGATAGCATTATGACATTATATGTTGCAAAAAAGATATTGAACCTTAATGTTTTAGCTATTTTTATAGATAATGGTTTTGCTTTACCAGAGATGTATGAAAATTTAAATAATGCAACAGATATTTTGAAGGTAGATATGATGATTTTTAAAACCTCTGATATGATAGATATTTTTAAAAAATGTATAGAATCTAAAAAGGATATATATTATTGTAGGGTATGTCATACTTTATTAGAGTATTATATAAAAAGTATTTGTGTTCAAAATAATATTAATGTAATTTTGGGGGGATATACAAAGGGACAGCAATATATTAAAAGTTCAGAATTATTTTGGATTTATGAAAAATCCGATTATAATATTGTTGAATTGTTTAAAAATGATAAAAAATTTAGTGAATTATCAGCTATTTTTCAGAGTCCAATAAAATATATGGCTGAAAAATTTGGAAATATTGTGCAACTTTCTCCATTTAAATATATGACATGGAATGAGAATGAAATATTAAATATTATAACAGAAGAGTTGAAATTTAAAATTCCTAAAAATAGTTGGCCTGACAAATCATCAAATTGTATGTTTAATTATGTGTCTCAATTAAAAACTATGAAACAGTTTGGTTATGCTCAGCATGAAACAGAGTTAAGTGATCTTGTAAGAGAAGGTGAGTTATCAAGACAACGTGCATTGGAAATCATAAGAACACCTATAGAAGAAGAAAATTTGAAAAAACCACTTTTAAAGTTGGGATTGTGTATAGATGATATTCTTAATTATTAGGAGGAAAAATGAATATAAAAAATCAAATTAAAGATATTTTAAAAAAGAATATTTTTGAACTAGCAGATGTTGAAATAAATGATGAATTAGAGCTGATATCCAAGGGGTATCTGGAATCATTTGATATAATCAATATTATTTCAATATTAGAAATGAAATTTAATATAAATATACCCATAGAAGAAATTGAAATAATGGATTTTAATACTGTAAATAATATTTATTGCTTGATAGAAAGAATAAAAAGTTTGGAGTAAAAGATGATTCAGAATAATAAAATATATGATAGATCAAAAGTTATAATTGAAGTAGTAAAGGAACATGAGTTAAAAGAGTGCTGTTTTAGACTCTTTCAATCTGATTTTGGGAAAACGTATTATCCTACATATAAAACAGTATTAGAAATACTGAAAAAAGCATACAGAAAAAATAATATCTTTGTTGCAAAATTGGACAATGCTATGCTTGGATTCATCTGGTTTTCTATGGATGGAGTGTTTAATAAATTTCCTTATTTAAATATGTTGTTTGTATTTCCTGAATTTCGGAAAAGTGGTATTGGAAGATGTTTGTTAAGTTTTTTTGAAAACATGGTATGTAAGGAAAATAAAATACCCAAAGTAAAAATTTTTCTTTTAGTAAAAAGTAGCAATGATATAGCTTTAAAATTATATTCAAATTCTGGGTATAGAGAACTATATACATTTGAAGGCTTATTTAGAAAGAAAATAGATGAAATTTTAATGATTAAAGAAATTATAAATAATAAGTAAAAATGTGAGTTATATAAAAATGATTAGGAGAAAATAGGATGGACCGTAAATATTTTGAAAAACAACAAAGAGAAGATTCTATATTGGTTGGACAGGATATTTTAAGTTTTAGATATAATAATAGCAGAACAGATACTACAATAATTTCTTGCTTAAGAAAAATTGTTAACTTAAGCAAAGAAAAAGTAGCTATTATAGATAATGAAACAAAGATAACTTATGGATATTTCATGAAGCGAGTTAATGCTCTATCAAATTTTTTGCTGAATCAAAAGGAGTTTGAAAGAACATCACCAATTATCTTAATTTTAAATGGGAATTATTTAAGATATGTTTGCGTATATGGTGTTTTAGCTTCAGGTGGATATTATTTGCCTATAGAACCAGAAGTAAACAATATTAATAGAATAATTTCTTTAGTAGAACGTTCTAAAAGTAAAGTTGTAATTACAAATAGAGAGTATGTAAATATATTAAAAGAAAAAATATCAGAAAGTGTAAATCTTATAATTATAGAAGATTTAGATTTTAGTAGCCTAGATAACAAAGAAAACGTTATTGATATAAAAGCTGATGATCCAGCATATATGATATATACATCTGGATCTACGGGAGTGCCTAAAGGTGTTGTTATACCTCATAGAGCTGTTGTGAATTTAGTTAATGCATTGTACGTTAATTTTAGATTAACAAAAAAGGATAGGGGTGTAGCATTTACATCATTTTCTTTTGATTCATGTGGTTGTGATATATATCCATATTTATTGAATGAAGTACCTTTAGTATGCATTGAGAAGAGAAAACAATATGTTTACGATATTGAAAAATTAAATAAATTTTGTATTGATAATATGATATCAATAATGTTTTTACCTACGGTTTTAGCTGAAAAATTTATTACAGTTGATAATAATGTGTTAAGAGTTCTTTATTTTGGAGGGGAAAAATTTTGCAAGAATAAAGTTACTAATTACGAGTTATTTAATTCTTATGGATTGACAGAAACAGGAATACTTAATACAGTCTATAAGATTAAAGGAGATGAGCGAGAAATTCCTTTGGGAGATCCAATAATAAATTCAGGAATATTAATTTTAGATGATCAAGATAAAATTATACCTAAAGGGAATTTAGGAGAAATTGCAATTTTTGGTTCTGGTATAGCAATAGAATATGATAATAATACAGAGTTGACTAATAAAAAATTCATTAAGTTAAAAGAAATGGGTAATTTGAGATGTTGTAAAACTGGAGATTTGGGATATATAAATGAGAATGATAATCTATACTTTAAGGGTAGAAAAGATAAACAAGTAAAAATAAGTGGTTACAGGATAGAGTTAGATGAGATACGATTTTATTTGCAGAAATATGATTGCATAGAATTAGGTATTCCTATGGTAATAAAAAAAGGTAAATTATCTTTATTAGTTAATTTTTATGTTGCAAAAGAAGTACTTGATGAAGAGTTAATTAATAAATTTTTAAGTAGGTATTTACCTTTTTATATGGTGCCATTATGTCACATTAACATAAAAGATGTTCCATATACTACAAATGGGAAAATTGATTATAAGAGGTTGCAGAAAATTTTTCAGAATAAAAAAGAAAAAGTATATCTAAAAAGTAATTTATTATATAGCAAATTAGAACTAAAAAAGTTTCTAATTGATACTTATGCCAATATACTTAAAATGGATAAAAATGAAATAATGGAAGATGTTAGTTTTTTTGAAATGGGTGGAGATTCACTTAAAGCTATGAAATTACAATGGTATATACAAGATGAATTAGGTGTAGAAGTGGACATATCTAAAATTTATGAAGAATTCAGTATAAAAAAACTCCTAAATTTAATACTAATATGATTATATCCAAGTTATTCTATTTTCAAGGAGGTGTGATGGTGTGAGTATAGTTCGATTATTTACATTACCAGGGGCGGGTTCTTCATCAATAATGTATTATAAATGGATACCGATCATTGGAAAGCAAATCAGACTAAGTCCATTAGAGATACCAGGCCGAGGAATTAAAGAAAGAGAGAAAAAAGCAGTAAGTCGTAGAAATCTTATAGATTTGTTATTTGAGGATGTTAAATTAAAGTTAAAGAATGATGAAGAGTATATGATATTAGGAAATAGTGCAAGTTCAATCATAGCAATAGACCTATGTAGACTAATAGAGACGTATGAATTTAAAAAACCTAAGCACATTTTTATTGCTGTGGAACCGCCACCGGATAGTTTGAAAAATAGAAAAAAAATGTTGGAAGATCCTAAGAGAAGGAATTTTGTGAAAAGTGTTTTTGAAAAATATTTTCTTGATGATTTAATTACAAAAGAGGAATTAAATGAATTATTATCTGTATTTTTAAATATTGTTTATAACAACAGAGAAAAAATTTTAGAT contains:
- a CDS encoding aminoacyl--tRNA ligase-related protein; translation: MFKYSIKNLREEDKNFFKDMIPYLSQYIIKYEMKEGDIVIYCDVDNENQIRNCLDHLINMINKNILSEKTEEIKTIEDYTSYTTINHSNIYNKLVSRGDVRELAKGSFAYSGLFLDIYEYFERKIDEFACSKFKNIRKMVYPDLHSIEDYIKGRYFENFPHYMMFQTTLKNDMSVYEKFSKCKFDYKSILDEIKVPENVLRHAACVPVYSLLENKMLDAEEVQSFIVSGKCFRNEEDNIFELSRLNEFYMKEFVFVGDENAVNKMIEISRELIKFWVDIFKFNSKYETANDSFFASNYKKMKFFQTIGKSKQEFKVFIPGNKNYIAASSINYHRTHFSKAYNIIGEKGNYCYSACFAFGIERLAYALLSQKGLNIDKWDFETIKEIEKYSKIKE
- a CDS encoding GNAT family N-acetyltransferase yields the protein MIQNNKIYDRSKVIIEVVKEHELKECCFRLFQSDFGKTYYPTYKTVLEILKKAYRKNNIFVAKLDNAMLGFIWFSMDGVFNKFPYLNMLFVFPEFRKSGIGRCLLSFFENMVCKENKIPKVKIFLLVKSSNDIALKLYSNSGYRELYTFEGLFRKKIDEILMIKEIINNK
- the argF gene encoding ornithine carbamoyltransferase, which produces MFNLKNRNFLTLMDFTPKEINYFLDLARDLKRAKYTGTEVQRLKGKNIALIFEKASTRTRCAFEVGAKDQGAHVTYLGPTGSHIGKKESAADTARVLGRMYDGIEYRGFGQEIVETLAEYAGVPVWNGLTDEDHPTQILADFLTIREHFNKPLSEIKFAYVGDGANNMANALMIGAVKMGMDFRIVSPKEIPTDAALVAKCKEIAAETGAKVTITDNIEEGVKGCDVLYTDVWVSMGEPDSVWESKIKLLTPYRVDMNMIKMTGNPDAKFMHCLPAFHDEETAVGKEIKEKYGLSEMEVSHELFESKYSIVFDEAENRMHTIKAVMVATLGDQ
- the arcC gene encoding carbamate kinase; amino-acid sequence: MKIVLALGGNALQSDPKDKTPESQLKTCKDTAKSIVDLIEEGHTVSVVHGNGPQVGQILASVEAGYKANNSNVLFPFDVCGAFSQGYIGYHLQNAIEDELGKRNINKPVGTVVTQVLVNADDQGFQNPTKPIGSFYSEEEAKKLEAEKGYVMKEDAGRGYRRVVASPKPVDVIEKAMIKQLVEAGNVVISCGGGGIPVVNDNGVIKGVPAVIDKDFAAEKLAEIIDADMLLVLTAVDQVAINFNKPNQESLAKMTLEEVDKYIAEGQFAPGSMLPKVEACKKFVQFSENKTALIASLAKAKEAINGTSGTRIVK
- a CDS encoding 4'-phosphopantetheinyl transferase family protein, producing MLEQVKNNFVFDANKIKYIKIDNFKSIDYKIYMNFIKNGFSLVLIINVDNFNDYDKVSYFLTEKEKAKRNKYLRIKDKKCFSIAHGLINYLYSNWNNCGIEYLSIGQGLYGKPFINNVDKINFNITHSMNVIGICITKHLVGIDIEYMDKEVDYKNIIKSLFNENDRGIVAKEDDIFFKYWVAKEAYIKLGGNSLNKLLKFLYVKRISNNVIEIFDTYNNVYKGIYIFEPEINYKGGLALQCIKTN
- a CDS encoding thioesterase II family protein — encoded protein: MSIVRLFTLPGAGSSSIMYYKWIPIIGKQIRLSPLEIPGRGIKEREKKAVSRRNLIDLLFEDVKLKLKNDEEYMILGNSASSIIAIDLCRLIETYEFKKPKHIFIAVEPPPDSLKNRKKMLEDPKRRNFVKSVFEKYFLDDLITKEELNELLSVFLNIVYNNREKILDFSAEDMYKEIYGDIKMIKGKKYKALEFALEHIKLFIEDEKITLEDEISLLPINVDLTVFGATNDEVASELELMKWKGYTCAKFELYMVKGDHLILFNNNETVLQKIQEKAETILKKI
- a CDS encoding phosphoadenosine phosphosulfate reductase family protein, encoding MNYNIEVRRCKSCILPEVPGHVELDSNGICNICNGNKRTINKENNSKKECNLDYFKQKILFYDKKNSKYNCVVSVSGGKDSIMTLYVAKKILNLNVLAIFIDNGFALPEMYENLNNATDILKVDMMIFKTSDMIDIFKKCIESKKDIYYCRVCHTLLEYYIKSICVQNNINVILGGYTKGQQYIKSSELFWIYEKSDYNIVELFKNDKKFSELSAIFQSPIKYMAEKFGNIVQLSPFKYMTWNENEILNIITEELKFKIPKNSWPDKSSNCMFNYVSQLKTMKQFGYAQHETELSDLVREGELSRQRALEIIRTPIEEENLKKPLLKLGLCIDDILNY
- a CDS encoding non-ribosomal peptide synthetase, producing the protein MDRKYFEKQQREDSILVGQDILSFRYNNSRTDTTIISCLRKIVNLSKEKVAIIDNETKITYGYFMKRVNALSNFLLNQKEFERTSPIILILNGNYLRYVCVYGVLASGGYYLPIEPEVNNINRIISLVERSKSKVVITNREYVNILKEKISESVNLIIIEDLDFSSLDNKENVIDIKADDPAYMIYTSGSTGVPKGVVIPHRAVVNLVNALYVNFRLTKKDRGVAFTSFSFDSCGCDIYPYLLNEVPLVCIEKRKQYVYDIEKLNKFCIDNMISIMFLPTVLAEKFITVDNNVLRVLYFGGEKFCKNKVTNYELFNSYGLTETGILNTVYKIKGDEREIPLGDPIINSGILILDDQDKIIPKGNLGEIAIFGSGIAIEYDNNTELTNKKFIKLKEMGNLRCCKTGDLGYINENDNLYFKGRKDKQVKISGYRIELDEIRFYLQKYDCIELGIPMVIKKGKLSLLVNFYVAKEVLDEELINKFLSRYLPFYMVPLCHINIKDVPYTTNGKIDYKRLQKIFQNKKEKVYLKSNLLYSKLELKKFLIDTYANILKMDKNEIMEDVSFFEMGGDSLKAMKLQWYIQDELGVEVDISKIYEEFSIKKLLNLILI
- a CDS encoding phosphopantetheine-binding protein, which translates into the protein MNIKNQIKDILKKNIFELADVEINDELELISKGYLESFDIINIISILEMKFNINIPIEEIEIMDFNTVNNIYCLIERIKSLE